One genomic segment of Tripterygium wilfordii isolate XIE 37 chromosome 9, ASM1340144v1, whole genome shotgun sequence includes these proteins:
- the LOC120005412 gene encoding uncharacterized protein LOC120005412 — translation MASGVSFTNNSISRPQTHARTCLCSPSRHPGSFRCSIHRNPNRTPARVSPNEWEMSMIKKVLLQIVKPSNHDKQKRRKRRRDFQPQPSRFCLMNGNNGAGAITVS, via the coding sequence ATGGCCTCTGGAGTTTCTTTTACTAATAACAGCATTTCAAGGCCCCAAACACATGCCAGGACATGCCTGTGTTCACCCTCAAGACACCCAGGCTCCTTCAGGTGCAGCATCCACAGGAACCCCAATCGAACCCCGGCTCGTGTCTCGCCAAATGAATGGGAAATGAGCATGATCAAGAAGGTTTTGCTTCAAATTGTCAAACCATCAAATCATGATAAacagaagaggaggaagaggaggagggatTTCCAGCCCCAGCCCAGCAGGTTTTGCTTGATGAATGGCAATAATGGAGCTGGGGCTATTACAGTCTCTTGA